A stretch of Manis javanica isolate MJ-LG chromosome 1, MJ_LKY, whole genome shotgun sequence DNA encodes these proteins:
- the MYOZ3 gene encoding myozenin-3 isoform X3, translated as MIPKEQKGPVMAAMGDLAGPVPLLDLGKKLSVPQDLMMEELSLRNNRGSLLFQKRQRRVQKFIFEFAASQQAVPGGGDKGKVTGTAEPGTVAKGPDGENYRPELHIFSASPGGPADARAAAPPAECARSPRALAPGYAEPLKEVPREKFNHTAIPKGYRCPWQEFISCRDYKGDGRSHIRSLVEYRNFNKKDGAGAPVLPILSVQRPAQKYRQPAQHHKARKAGGLGPKPVAWKRHRKWL; from the exons ATGATCCCCAAGGAGCAGAAGGGGCCAGTGATGGCTGCCATGGGGGACCTTGCTGGACCAG TCCCTTTGCTGGACCTGGGCAAGAAGCTGAGCGTGCCCCAGGACTTGATGATGGAGGAGCTATCATTACGCAACAACCGGGGATCCCTCCTCTTCCAGAAGCGGCAGCGCCGGGTGCAGAAATTCATCTTTGAGTTTGCAGCCAGCCAGCAGGCG GTCCCGGGCGGAGGCGACAAGGGGAAGGTGACCGGAACAGCGGAGCCCGGGACG GTTGCAAAAGGCCCTGACGGGGAGAACTACCGCCCGGAGCTCCACATCTTCTCTGCCTCGCCTGGGGGTCCAGCGGACGCCCGGGCGGCAGCTCCCCCGGCGGAGTGCGCCCggagccccagggccctggcaccAG GCTATGCTGAGCCACTGAAGGAAGTCCCGCGCGAGAAGTTCAACCACACGGCCATCCCCAAGGGCTACCGCTGCCCTTGGCAGGAGTTCATCAGCTGCAGGGACTACAAGGGCGATGGCCGAAGTCACATCAGGAGCCTGGTGGAGTACCGGAATTTCAACAA AAAGGATGGGGCAGGAGCTCCAGTTCTTCCTATTCTGTCGGTGCAGAGACCTGCTCAGAAGTATCGACAACCTGCCCAACATCACAAAGCAAGGAAAGCAGGAGGTCTGGGACCCAAACCTG TGGCCTGGAAGAGGCATAGAAAATGGCTTTGA
- the MYOZ3 gene encoding myozenin-3 isoform X1 — MIPKEQKGPVMAAMGDLAGPVPLLDLGKKLSVPQDLMMEELSLRNNRGSLLFQKRQRRVQKFIFEFAASQQAVPGGGDKGKVTGTAEPGTVAKGPDGENYRPELHIFSASPGGPADARAAAPPAECARSPRALAPGYAEPLKEVPREKFNHTAIPKGYRCPWQEFISCRDYKGDGRSHIRSLVEYRNFNKKDGAGAPVLPILSVQRPAQKYRQPAQHHKARKAGGLGPKPGASDSRPNFLLSITVVCHFFDVR; from the exons ATGATCCCCAAGGAGCAGAAGGGGCCAGTGATGGCTGCCATGGGGGACCTTGCTGGACCAG TCCCTTTGCTGGACCTGGGCAAGAAGCTGAGCGTGCCCCAGGACTTGATGATGGAGGAGCTATCATTACGCAACAACCGGGGATCCCTCCTCTTCCAGAAGCGGCAGCGCCGGGTGCAGAAATTCATCTTTGAGTTTGCAGCCAGCCAGCAGGCG GTCCCGGGCGGAGGCGACAAGGGGAAGGTGACCGGAACAGCGGAGCCCGGGACG GTTGCAAAAGGCCCTGACGGGGAGAACTACCGCCCGGAGCTCCACATCTTCTCTGCCTCGCCTGGGGGTCCAGCGGACGCCCGGGCGGCAGCTCCCCCGGCGGAGTGCGCCCggagccccagggccctggcaccAG GCTATGCTGAGCCACTGAAGGAAGTCCCGCGCGAGAAGTTCAACCACACGGCCATCCCCAAGGGCTACCGCTGCCCTTGGCAGGAGTTCATCAGCTGCAGGGACTACAAGGGCGATGGCCGAAGTCACATCAGGAGCCTGGTGGAGTACCGGAATTTCAACAA AAAGGATGGGGCAGGAGCTCCAGTTCTTCCTATTCTGTCGGTGCAGAGACCTGCTCAGAAGTATCGACAACCTGCCCAACATCACAAAGCAAGGAAAGCAGGAGGTCTGGGACCCAAACCTGGTGCGTCTGACTCCAGGCCTAATTTCTTGCTCTCCATCACTGTTGTGTGCCACTTCTTTGATGTACGTTGA
- the MYOZ3 gene encoding myozenin-3 isoform X4, with protein MIPKEQKGPVMAAMGDLAGPVPLLDLGKKLSVPQDLMMEELSLRNNRGSLLFQKRQRRVQKFIFEFAASQQAVPGGGDKGKVTGTAEPGTVAKGPDGENYRPELHIFSASPGGPADARAAAPPAECARSPRALAPGYAEPLKEVPREKFNHTAIPKGYRCPWQEFISCRDYKGDGRSHIRSLVEYRNFNNDGALARTLASANIVGAQ; from the exons ATGATCCCCAAGGAGCAGAAGGGGCCAGTGATGGCTGCCATGGGGGACCTTGCTGGACCAG TCCCTTTGCTGGACCTGGGCAAGAAGCTGAGCGTGCCCCAGGACTTGATGATGGAGGAGCTATCATTACGCAACAACCGGGGATCCCTCCTCTTCCAGAAGCGGCAGCGCCGGGTGCAGAAATTCATCTTTGAGTTTGCAGCCAGCCAGCAGGCG GTCCCGGGCGGAGGCGACAAGGGGAAGGTGACCGGAACAGCGGAGCCCGGGACG GTTGCAAAAGGCCCTGACGGGGAGAACTACCGCCCGGAGCTCCACATCTTCTCTGCCTCGCCTGGGGGTCCAGCGGACGCCCGGGCGGCAGCTCCCCCGGCGGAGTGCGCCCggagccccagggccctggcaccAG GCTATGCTGAGCCACTGAAGGAAGTCCCGCGCGAGAAGTTCAACCACACGGCCATCCCCAAGGGCTACCGCTGCCCTTGGCAGGAGTTCATCAGCTGCAGGGACTACAAGGGCGATGGCCGAAGTCACATCAGGAGCCTGGTGGAGTACCGGAATTTCAACAA TGATGGAGCTCTTGCTAGAACTCTTGCCTCAGCaaatatagtaggtgctcaataa